The following proteins are encoded in a genomic region of Phragmites australis chromosome 9, lpPhrAust1.1, whole genome shotgun sequence:
- the LOC133929117 gene encoding vacuolar protein sorting 38-like: MSPAVRVGEDPPGPGAEEEAVVVAWRELRGQAVALAAAAEERAALARRLEAALEARRETLRQGAALDELRRGLELQRVRAEEAVVGRRRALEGMERRKERLQENIERVLPLSRALAATHQRVQEAKEVLSGDKARLEELQRLLRMRQQCMVGQVAALYPVRVFHDLPRHTENLHADTNGEQGTLLEENTAFPRENGTHLLGVIRSSRVRALTLFGWQFVKHKTKCKSYRDKDLQRSAAVLGYVAHAVLLIASYLDVPLRYPLRFGGSRSYVSDCLPSAETASVASVGHPSINNTDSKLTEYPLFLECQEDDSTKASYAIYLLHKDTEQLLNYIGEESSGRHIFGNLRELIRITQSDEYLYR, encoded by the exons ATGAGCCCGGCGGTTCGGGTGGGGGAGGACCCGCCCGGTCCgggcgccgaggaggaggctgtGGTGGTCGCGTGGCGAGAGCTGCGTGGCCAGGCCGTGGCGCTCGCGGCTGCCGCCGAGGAGCGGGCCGCCCTGGCCCGCCGCCTTGAGGCCGCGCTCGAG GCGAGGAGGGAGACGCTGCGGCAGGGCGCGGCGCTGGACGAGCTGAGGCGGGGACTGGAGCTCCAGCGGGTGCGcgcggaggaggccgtcgtcgGTAGGAGGCGGGCGCTCGAGGGCATGGAGCGGCGGAAGGAACGTCTGCAGGAGAATATCGAGCGGGTGCTGCCGCTGTCCAGGGCACTCGCCGCCACGCACCAGCGAGTGCAG GAAGCGAAGGAGGTGTTATCTGGAGACAAGGCCAGGCTTGAGGAACTGCAGAGGCTGCTTCGGATGAGGCAGCAGTGCATGGTTGGCCAGGTTGCTGCCTTGTACCCTGTGAGGGTCTTCCATGATCTACCACGACACACAGAAAACCTTCATGCCGATACGAATG GAGAGCAAGGAACACTTTTAGAAGAAAATACAGCATTTCCAAGAGAGAATGGAACACATTTACTTGGTGTTATCAGATCTTCACGAGTACGTGCTTTGACACTTTTTGGGTGGCAATTTGTGAAGCATAAAACAAAGTGTAAGAGTTACAGGGACAAGGACCTTCAGAGGTCCGCGGCAGTTCTGGGATATGTGGCACAT GCAGTCTTGCTCATAGCCTCCTATCTTGATGTCCCCCTCCGATATCCTTTGCGCTTTGGAGGATCACGATCTTATGTGAGCGATTGTTTGCCTTCAGCTGAAACAGCATCAGTTGCTTCAGTAGGTCACCCAAGTATCAACAACACCGACTCAAAACTAACAGAATACCCCCTTTTCCTGGAAtgtcaagaagatgactccactAAGGCATCCTATGCTATTTATTTGTTGCACAAG GATACGGAACAACTTTTGAACTACATTGGAGAAGAGAGCTCTGGAAGGCACATATTTGGTAATCTGAGAGAGCTTATTAGGATCACACAGTCGGATGAGTATTTGTACAGATGA